The region CTGTTCTCCTTCTTTCTTCTATAAATATCATGGATCAGCCGAAGCGGCCTGTAATATAGTCTTCGGTTCTTTTGTCCTTGGGAACTGTAAACAGCTCAGTTGTGGAAGCATATTCCACTACCTCTCCTACAAGGAAAAAGGCAGTATAATCAGCGATTCGGGTTGCCTGCTGCATGTTGTGGGTGACAATGGCAACCGTGTATTTTTCCTTTAGTTCATCCATCAGGTCCTCGATCTTTAAGGTGGAGATCGGGTCCAGAGCAGAGGTTGGTTCATCCATAAGCAGTACCTCCGGCTCAACCGCCAGGGCACGGGCGATGCAGAGACGCTGCTGCTGGCCGCCGGAAAGGCCAAGGGCAGATTTCTTTAAACGGCTTGACACTTCATCCCAAAGGGCCGCCCCCTTCAGACTTTTTTCCACAATAGCATCTAGTTCGGATTTATTCTTTATTCCATGGATCCTTGGACCGTAGGCCACATTGTCATAGATACTCATTGGAAATGGATTGGGCTGCTGAAATACCATGCCGATTTTTTTGCGCAGCAAAGTGGTATCTACCCGGGGATCGTAAATATTTTCTCCGTCTAAAAGAACCTCTCCCTCAATCTTTACACTAGGGATCAGGTCGTTCATTCGGTTTAAGGTTTTTAAAAAGGTGGATTTTCCGCATCCGGAAGGTCCGATAAAGGCCGTAATTTTATTTGTGTATAAATTTAGGTTTACATCCTTTAATGCGTGGTTCGTCCCATAATATAGATTTAATTGGCTGGTAGAAATTTTTACTGTGTTGGTATTCACGATTCTTTAACCTCCGTATTGAATTTATGTGACAGAAATTTTGCAAGTCCGTTTATTGCCAAAACGATGACCAGAAGGACAACGGCAATCGCGAAGGCCTGGCCGTATTTTGCCTTTTGCATGCATAAGTAGAGCTGAATGGTCA is a window of [Clostridium] saccharolyticum WM1 DNA encoding:
- the pstB gene encoding phosphate ABC transporter ATP-binding protein PstB, with amino-acid sequence MNTNTVKISTSQLNLYYGTNHALKDVNLNLYTNKITAFIGPSGCGKSTFLKTLNRMNDLIPSVKIEGEVLLDGENIYDPRVDTTLLRKKIGMVFQQPNPFPMSIYDNVAYGPRIHGIKNKSELDAIVEKSLKGAALWDEVSSRLKKSALGLSGGQQQRLCIARALAVEPEVLLMDEPTSALDPISTLKIEDLMDELKEKYTVAIVTHNMQQATRIADYTAFFLVGEVVEYASTTELFTVPKDKRTEDYITGRFG